One window from the genome of Coffea eugenioides isolate CCC68of unplaced genomic scaffold, Ceug_1.0 ScVebR1_1205;HRSCAF=2021, whole genome shotgun sequence encodes:
- the LOC113755109 gene encoding uncharacterized protein LOC113755109, translated as MSQSRRDPCLKDRKEFSVEQQQMGLKTPLSCGCCMWKGKKGKVFSFWKSTIRVIAMMRRNAWMHHPSCCCHWDNVIVCAGGILTDWDVLHSNASPFQVLLLPYRFSPYCIPVLYKESQPVNSAEEPSNTASIHKLNRSSSANYILGFPWLKEIDDAKQSHAVALMLAERLIRREDWSHYVHAEDKDLEGSQFGISSEKKNRLPDPIIQATRLGIIEVVQEILSVYPEASYTFDGKGRNILQIAVEEKKWVLYDYLMTSGTNMDRMLSAIDHEGNSIIHLAARLESPPSTPPGVFQQMMWEVLWFKRVQYDSFPYLWKLQNSDGKTTKQVFETNHASLREKAEQTVRALANTVLIVSVLIGTINFAAIFTVPGGFDQTTGEAIFLKNRRWEFSLLMFYLAGGLFSSLFTMGTLLVIIFLRFETEDFCVSLPCYYVMNMISIFYSAVFTIVACCQALIVQKVVITDFRPLVAFFLIYGLVALVLMETSYVIVDYVYHLIRYYLCYRGQEY; from the exons ATGTCGCAGAGTCGCAGAGATCCATGCTTAAAGGACAGAAAAGAATTTAGCGTTGAGCAGCAACAAATGGGTTTGAAAACCCCTCTTTCTTGTGGCTGCTGCATGTGGaaggggaaaaaaggaaaagttttctcATTCTGGAAAAGTACAATCAGGGTGATTGCAATGATGAGGAGGAATGCATGGATGCACCATCCTTCATGCTGCTGTCATTGGGATAATGTTATA GTCTGTGCTGGTGGAATATTGACTGATTGGGATGTGTTGCATTCTAATGCTAGTCCTTTTCAAGTTTTACTGCTTCCCTACAGGTTTTCGCCTTACT GTATTCCGGTCTTGTACAAGGAATCACAACCTGTCAATAGTGCAGAAGAACCAAGCAATACAGCTTCCATTCATAAATTGAACAGATCTTCTTCTGCCAATTATATCTTGG GTTTTCCTTGGCTTAAAGAAATTGATGATGCAAAGCAAAGCCATGCAGTTGCACTAATGCTTGCAGAAAGGTTAATCAGAAGAGAAGATTGGAGCCACTATGTGCATGCAGAGGACAAGGATCTTGAAGGCAGCCAGTTTGGGATATcatcagaaaagaaaaataggctGCCAGATCCAATAATACAAGCAACGAGACTAGGCATCATTGAGGTAGTTCAGGAAATCCTCAGTGTCTACCCTGAAGCTTCGTATACCTTCGATGGAAAAGGAAGGAATATACTGCAAATTGCAGTGGAGGAGAAAAAATGGGTCTTGTACGACTATTTGATGACTAGTGGTACTAACATGGACAGGATGCTAAGTGCTATTGATCACGAAGGAAATAGCATTATACATCTCGCAGCACGCCTGGAATCCCCTCCCAGTACTCCCCCTGGAGTTTTTCAGCAAATGATGTGGGAAGTCCTCTGGTTTAAG CGGGTGCAATATGACTCTTTTCCATATCTCTGGAAACTACAAAATTCTGATGGGAAGACAACAAAACAAGTATTCGAGACGAACCATGCAAGTCTACGCGAAAAGGCTGAGCAAACTGTGAGAGCATTGGCCAACACTGTGTTGATTGTGTCTGTCCTCATTGGTACCATAAACTTTGCTGCAATTTTTACTGTACCTGGAGGTTTCGATCAAACGACTGGAGAGGCCATTTTTCTCAAGAACCGGCGTTGGGAATTCAGCTTGTTGATGTTCTACTTAGCAGGAGGGCTGTTCTCCTCTCTGTTCACCATGGGGACCCTGCTTGTGATTATCTTTTTGCGATTTGAAACCGAGGATTTTTGTGTTTCCCTGCCCTGCTACTATGTGATGAACATGATTTCCATCTTCTACTCCGCGGTCTTCACAATTGTAGCATGTTGCCAAGCATTAATAGTGCAGAAAGTTGTGATTACCGACTTCAGACCCCTTGTGGCGTTCTTCTTGATCTATGGTCTGGTGGCCCTTGTGCTCATGGAAACATCATATGTTATAGTCGACTATGTGTATCACCTTATTCGTTATTACCTTTGTTATAGAGGCCAAGAATATTAA